TGAAACCGAGCAAAAACATCGGTTGCGATATACCCAAATGGGTGCCCCACATGCAGACCAGCTCCGGAGGGATAAGGGAACATATCCTGAACGAATAACTTATCTGGCGAAAGCTCACCACCGGTTGCTAGATCACCCACGGGATTCGGGGTTTCAAAAGTACCGTGGTCAATCCAGAATTGCTGCCAGTTTTTCTCAATGCTACCTGCAAGTTCCGGAGTGTAACGAAACGCAAAATTAGCTGCTGGGTCGCTCAGTGTATTCATGGGTAAACAGTGTAGTACCCTGGGTGGACTTTATTGCTTTTCGACGTCCTCCCCAGCTAATGAAAAAGAAAAACGACGACATAAGCAGATGAATAAACACATGCTTATGTCGCCGGTCAGTGCAGTTTATGGAGCCCCGGTTGTCTCATCGAAACAACCGATTTCTACGCTTTCTTTCGCTGGTGCGTTCTTGCCTTGATATTCAATATCTAATATGGTGTAGACATCTACCTGGTAGCCACAGGTTTTCTTTTCCCGCGCGGTGACCACGACCGGATATTCTTGATAGTTTCCTTCTGCGCAGGAGGGATCACAAGAGTTGCTGACCGAAGTGCCGGTTGCTTTTGCTTGATCGCCACCCCAGTTCTGCCAGGTTAGTCGATCCACATAGTGATTATTATCGGCACAACCAAGACTGATCTGATCTGGTCCGGCTAAGCCAGTCACCGCATTACAATCCAAAATGGTTGCGGTTTCTACACTCGTGGTAATGTCAACGCCCATTAGTCCATAGGTACGAATAAGCTGTCCGGTAGTAGCTAGAATATCGAAACTCAGTTCATCTTCTTCACGAATAATGCTTAAGATTTCTCCGTTTTTTTGGGCAAGATCGTTACCATCAAGTGAAGCAAGCAACTCATAGATAGCTTTTTCTTGAATACCGCGAATACCTGGAGTAAGCAGAGTTTTTAACAAACTCCGTGCAGAAGCATCACCATAGGTTTCGGTAATAAGACGGCCCATTTCTTGAGTGGAACCAGGTGTAGTTGCAAATTGCTCTGCACTAATCGCAGGGGAAAGATCACCAAGTTCTTTAAGCAATTCAGCACTATCGCCGCTGCCTGCCGCAGGTTCGACTTGTTGTTCCATATGAACATCGCCGCTGGCATCAATAACATATTCAGTACGTACTCGCGTTTGACCACGTGAATCAGTACGCAGTACATAATCGCGCCCGGTGGTAGCAAGCTCAACTAAATCAGGTTGCGCATTTGCTGCCTCGGCACTCGCCAGCAACACATCACGAGCCTCATTACTATTCGAGGGAAGCATAGCGGTCACAGTAAGAGCAGTAGCAGCTAGGGCACAAGCGGCAACAAGTGCGGGCATTTTTCTCAATCGTCGGCCACTAGTAGCAGCCGCTGGGGATTCCTCATTCAAAATTTCTTTGAGAGTGTCCTCAGCATGCTGATAGGAGTAGGTATCTAGTGCCTCATCAGGGACTAGGTTTGCATCCCGAAGTCGATCAATAGGATTCACTGTTTTTTACTCCTTGAGCTAAGCGTTTGCGGGCGCGATGAAGACGAACTCGTGCTTGGGTTCCACCTACTTGAAGAACTTCTGCAAGCTCTTTAGGCTCTAGTCCTTCCCACGCATGCAAAGTTAAGATTTCACGATCTGTTTCACTCAGCCTACGAAGCGCACGGTAAATGTCTACACTTGTTGACACTTCATCAGCGATATCTTCGCTATAAGCACTCATGAAGCTGAGATCGTCGAAAAGCTGTGGGGGATTAGCCCGATATGCTTCTAAAACGACATGGTGAGCGATGCCGTAGATCCACGGCATCGGCTCTCCTTTTCGACTATGCCATTTTCGCCACGCACGCGCAAAGGTCTCGGCTGTTAGATCATCAACCAATTCTTTGTTGACGCGTCGGCGAAAATAGGCTCGGATGCGTGGGTAGGTTTGCCGATAAATATCGGAAAACTCCTCACGTACTTGTTCAGTGGAACTAATTCTCATCGCCTAGCAGATTTACCATAATGGTTGTGCCATCTGCACAGGTTGCGGTCAACGTCTCATCACCAGTGAGCGGGTCGGGAGCATTAACATAAGCGATGAGCTCGCCTTTATCGGCAGCCGGGCTCATTGTTGTGTTCTCGCCCCAACTGGTCTCCAACTTTGCTGACACCCCTTCACAGGTGGAAGAAACAAGGATTTCCGCACCTGGGGTAACCGAATCCTGGATGGTAAGCGTTGGAGCCGGCTCAGACTCTGCTTGCGATTGAGAACAACCGGTTAATACCAGAGCCACGCTGGCTATAGCAGACAC
This DNA window, taken from Corynebacterium kutscheri, encodes the following:
- a CDS encoding RNA polymerase sigma factor → MRISSTEQVREEFSDIYRQTYPRIRAYFRRRVNKELVDDLTAETFARAWRKWHSRKGEPMPWIYGIAHHVVLEAYRANPPQLFDDLSFMSAYSEDIADEVSTSVDIYRALRRLSETDREILTLHAWEGLEPKELAEVLQVGGTQARVRLHRARKRLAQGVKNSESY